A region from the Excalfactoria chinensis isolate bCotChi1 chromosome 24, bCotChi1.hap2, whole genome shotgun sequence genome encodes:
- the LOC140262364 gene encoding feather keratin 1-like — protein MSCYDQCLPRLQCRPCGPTPLANSCNEPCVRQCQDSNVFIQPSPVVVTLPGPILSSFPQNTAVGSSTSAAVGSILSSEGVPISSGGFGLSGFGLSGFGSRLCGRRCYPC, from the coding sequence ATGTCCTGCTACGACCAGTGCCTGCCCCGCCTGCAGTGCCGGCCCTGCGGCCCCACCCCGCTGGCCAACAGCTGCAACGAGCCCTgcgtcaggcagtgccaggactccaACGTCTTCATCCAGCCCTCTCccgtggtggtgaccctgcccggacccatcctcagctccttcccgcagAACACCGCCGTGGGATCCTCCACCTCCGCTGccgttggcagcatcctcagctctgagggCGTGCCCATCTCCTCTGGAGGCTTTGGCCTCTCCGGCTTCGGCCTCTCCGGCTTCGGCAGCCGCCTCTGCGGCAGGCGGTGCTACCCCTGCTAA